In Rhizobium sp. ZPR4, a genomic segment contains:
- a CDS encoding AGE family epimerase/isomerase yields MNIQVEPATLGNWNTRAYHRRWLLDQADALFDFFQYRAVNPKGGFYDMDDAGKPLDSVNPVRGIHSTARMVHCFSIGSLLGRPGSNEIVDHGMTYLWNNHRDTKHGGYFWSLNNDGPVDSSKQGYGHAFVLLAASSAKSIGHPLADGMLADVTEILNTKFWEAKHGAIAEEFNRDWSLIDGGTYRGQNSNMHLTEALMAAFEATGDKAYLEKAESIADLVIRRSAGSVGWRVAEHFNADWLLDKNYRGNEMFRPSGTTPGHWLEWARLILQLWSLGEKRHDWMPEAAKGLFSQSMSLGWDSEKNGFFYTLDWEDVPAKRNKLWWPACEGAGAAHYLNEHVPSDFHEESYRKIWSVIGQAFIDHVNGGWHEELTEDLVPAHTLFPGKGDIYHALQACLIPLFPATGSLTKVIAEAGGKI; encoded by the coding sequence ATGAACATACAGGTTGAACCCGCAACGCTCGGAAACTGGAACACGCGCGCCTATCATCGGCGTTGGTTGCTAGACCAGGCCGATGCGCTTTTTGACTTCTTCCAGTATCGCGCCGTCAATCCCAAGGGCGGCTTTTATGACATGGATGATGCCGGTAAACCGCTGGATTCAGTAAATCCTGTGCGCGGCATTCATTCGACTGCCCGAATGGTGCATTGCTTCTCGATCGGATCGCTGCTTGGCCGTCCCGGCTCAAACGAGATTGTCGATCACGGCATGACCTATCTGTGGAACAATCATCGCGACACGAAGCATGGCGGCTACTTTTGGTCGCTGAACAATGACGGCCCTGTCGATTCCAGCAAGCAGGGCTACGGTCACGCTTTCGTATTGCTCGCAGCCTCTTCCGCAAAGTCGATCGGCCATCCGTTGGCTGATGGTATGCTCGCCGATGTCACCGAGATCCTGAATACGAAGTTCTGGGAGGCAAAGCACGGGGCGATTGCCGAGGAATTTAATCGGGATTGGTCGTTGATCGACGGCGGCACCTATCGCGGCCAGAACTCCAACATGCATCTGACGGAGGCGCTGATGGCCGCTTTCGAAGCAACCGGCGACAAGGCATATCTCGAAAAGGCGGAAAGCATCGCCGATCTCGTCATCCGCCGCTCGGCGGGCTCTGTCGGCTGGCGTGTCGCCGAACATTTCAACGCCGATTGGCTGCTCGACAAGAATTACCGCGGTAACGAGATGTTCCGCCCGTCGGGCACGACGCCCGGACATTGGCTGGAGTGGGCACGCCTCATCCTGCAGCTCTGGTCGTTGGGGGAAAAGCGTCATGACTGGATGCCGGAAGCGGCCAAGGGCCTCTTCTCCCAGTCCATGTCACTCGGCTGGGACAGTGAGAAGAACGGGTTCTTTTATACGCTCGACTGGGAAGATGTGCCGGCAAAGCGCAACAAGCTCTGGTGGCCCGCCTGCGAAGGCGCCGGTGCCGCTCACTATCTGAACGAACACGTCCCGAGCGATTTCCACGAAGAAAGCTACCGCAAGATCTGGAGCGTGATCGGCCAGGCCTTCATCGATCACGTCAATGGCGGCTGGCACGAAGAGCTGACGGAAGATCTCGTCCCCGCTCATACCCTGTTCCCCGGCAAGGGCGATATCTACCATGCCTTGCAGGCATGCCTGATCCCTCTCTTCCCCGCAACGGGCAGCCTGACCAAGGTCATCGCCGAAGCTGGCGGCAAAATCTAA
- a CDS encoding heme-degrading domain-containing protein: protein MTIDQDLARIELQEETLRFDAFDLSTAWVLGKLLRDLASERNMGVAIDITLHSMPVFYIALPGSTPDNSNWIRRKRNMVLRYFRSSYACTLRLQQQGKTIEDNGLSSADFAASGGSFPIFVNGTGCIGAVTVSGLPQREDHNLVVEALALTLGHELHNLSLA, encoded by the coding sequence ATGACGATCGACCAGGACCTTGCTCGTATCGAACTGCAAGAGGAAACGCTGCGTTTCGATGCTTTTGACCTTTCAACCGCTTGGGTACTTGGCAAGCTACTGCGCGACCTCGCCAGCGAGCGCAACATGGGCGTTGCTATCGACATCACGCTGCATTCCATGCCGGTTTTCTACATAGCTTTGCCCGGGTCCACTCCTGACAACTCCAACTGGATTCGCCGGAAGCGCAACATGGTGCTGCGCTATTTTCGCAGCAGCTATGCCTGCACCTTGCGGCTGCAGCAGCAAGGGAAGACTATCGAGGACAACGGGCTTTCAAGTGCCGACTTTGCCGCGTCCGGCGGCAGTTTCCCCATTTTCGTCAACGGCACAGGCTGTATCGGTGCTGTCACCGTTTCCGGGCTGCCGCAACGCGAGGACCACAATCTCGTTGTCGAGGCGCTGGCTCTCACTCTCGGTCACGAGCTTCACAATCTCAGCCTCGCATAG
- a CDS encoding ATP-grasp fold amidoligase family protein, with the protein MTDRAADRDGFLIPGYLQKGLRERAHNLLWRLMSPLPDKPYCALKYRAIRGKFPNLSSPQTFTDKVQARKLYDRNPLFPRFVDKADAKVLIGERVGSQYVIPTLWVGSDLASVDWSEISLPAVVKPTHASGVGRFLYGEADVDRLLKNDPSAEWLAIDHASYNREWAYSQLKPRILIESMLLLDGRVPWDYRLFTFGGKVSHIEIDIRENGRGYSCNYTPDWQKLPFYDRDYLGLYPGEVARPPRLEEMIHVAETVARDIDFVRVDLYASAEWVRVGELTFYPGGGFEAFEPKEYDFSIGQKWQLGFEIPKR; encoded by the coding sequence ATGACAGATCGAGCCGCCGACCGAGATGGATTTCTCATTCCGGGATATCTGCAGAAGGGATTGCGCGAGCGCGCGCACAACCTTCTTTGGCGGCTTATGTCGCCTTTGCCCGATAAGCCCTATTGCGCGCTTAAATATCGCGCCATCCGCGGCAAATTCCCTAATTTGTCATCCCCTCAAACCTTTACCGACAAGGTACAAGCACGCAAACTATATGATCGCAACCCGCTTTTTCCACGTTTCGTGGACAAGGCCGATGCAAAAGTGCTGATTGGGGAAAGGGTTGGCAGTCAGTATGTTATCCCGACGCTTTGGGTTGGGAGCGATCTGGCCTCGGTGGATTGGTCGGAGATTTCGTTGCCGGCCGTTGTCAAGCCGACCCACGCGAGTGGTGTGGGGCGATTCCTCTACGGCGAGGCTGATGTGGATCGGCTCCTCAAGAACGATCCATCGGCAGAGTGGCTCGCAATCGATCATGCGTCCTACAACAGAGAGTGGGCTTATAGCCAACTGAAGCCTCGTATTCTCATTGAAAGCATGCTGCTCCTTGATGGGCGAGTTCCTTGGGATTACCGGCTCTTTACGTTCGGCGGGAAGGTCTCGCATATTGAGATCGACATACGCGAAAATGGTCGAGGCTATTCGTGCAACTACACGCCCGACTGGCAAAAGCTGCCGTTCTATGATCGGGATTATCTCGGTCTCTATCCAGGCGAAGTTGCGCGTCCGCCGCGACTCGAGGAGATGATTCACGTCGCTGAAACGGTCGCTCGTGATATCGATTTCGTTCGCGTCGATCTCTATGCGTCGGCGGAATGGGTCCGTGTGGGGGAACTGACCTTCTATCCAGGTGGAGGTTTCGAGGCATTCGAGCCGAAAGAATATGACTTCTCGATCGGCCAGAAGTGGCAGCTTGGCTTCGAAATACCGAAGAGATAG
- a CDS encoding oligosaccharide flippase family protein, translating into MSAFVSNLLKSSLISLAATSISLAAGFASSIIAARLLGPAGSGKVAYALWIATSAAALADMGLPQTLLRNAGDLAGNGDTWKALVLTALRSFLISVSMVGAGILLFAAITYAHRDAQHAWFWLVTGLLFLSYAFYVFSTAVARGRNRFGQTARTTLLGGAMQVPLVFIGAWLLGPTGALIGYVARYLPQALKLRDYVDPAAKYSRETLSPEMLRYGRYIWFSDLVEIIILSRIEFLFLGIFLSPTSIGYLAAGLGLAGLIEQIMLQISPALIVNFTEAHAKSDRQSLDAAYGRVIRIVALVMLPISMGGAVVMPELLPLIFGDAFEPAVPAAATLLAFVWLAGMSVIPWGIISASGSSAILLRAQIASAVTTILLLTALVPSLGLEGAALARAMTVTLTFALLGWLAWKHVRVTVPLTALAKTVLAASLCAGAASLGVYSLDGLPALLSAIPAGAIIYLLAIRFLRLITPEDIQILMATVGGKLPSGSRLFAGRLLSFLAPG; encoded by the coding sequence ATGAGCGCGTTCGTATCCAATCTCCTCAAAAGCTCGCTGATTAGCCTGGCAGCAACATCCATCTCACTTGCCGCGGGCTTTGCGAGCAGCATCATCGCAGCCCGCCTGCTTGGTCCTGCTGGATCCGGCAAAGTCGCCTACGCATTATGGATCGCCACATCAGCTGCCGCATTGGCTGACATGGGCCTGCCTCAGACCTTGCTGCGCAATGCGGGCGATCTCGCGGGCAATGGCGATACATGGAAAGCGCTGGTCCTGACTGCACTCCGCAGTTTCCTTATATCGGTCAGCATGGTCGGCGCGGGCATTCTCCTCTTTGCCGCGATCACCTATGCCCATCGCGATGCTCAGCATGCGTGGTTCTGGCTGGTCACCGGGCTCCTCTTTCTTAGTTATGCGTTCTACGTATTCTCCACGGCCGTGGCACGCGGAAGAAATCGGTTCGGTCAAACCGCCCGCACCACTTTGCTGGGCGGAGCTATGCAGGTCCCACTTGTATTCATCGGAGCCTGGTTGCTCGGCCCGACGGGGGCCTTGATAGGCTATGTCGCCCGCTACCTGCCACAAGCATTGAAATTGCGCGACTATGTCGACCCCGCCGCAAAATACTCGCGGGAAACACTATCGCCGGAAATGTTGCGCTATGGCCGGTACATCTGGTTCAGCGATCTCGTCGAGATCATCATCCTCTCCCGCATTGAGTTCCTCTTTCTCGGGATATTTCTCTCCCCGACCAGTATCGGCTACCTCGCTGCCGGACTTGGTCTGGCCGGCCTCATCGAACAGATCATGCTCCAGATATCGCCGGCATTAATCGTCAACTTCACCGAAGCCCATGCAAAAAGCGATCGGCAGTCACTTGATGCAGCTTATGGGCGTGTCATCCGCATAGTCGCCCTGGTCATGCTGCCGATCAGCATGGGTGGCGCAGTCGTCATGCCCGAGCTTTTACCGTTGATCTTCGGCGATGCTTTCGAGCCCGCCGTACCGGCTGCAGCCACACTGCTAGCCTTCGTATGGCTTGCCGGCATGTCCGTGATCCCCTGGGGTATCATCAGCGCATCTGGGAGCAGCGCCATTTTGCTCCGCGCGCAGATTGCAAGCGCTGTAACAACGATACTCTTGCTGACCGCTCTCGTGCCGTCCCTCGGCTTGGAAGGCGCAGCTCTGGCTCGCGCGATGACGGTGACACTGACGTTTGCGTTGCTTGGCTGGCTGGCCTGGAAACATGTCCGAGTCACTGTCCCTTTAACCGCGTTGGCGAAAACGGTTCTCGCGGCATCTCTCTGTGCGGGCGCAGCAAGCCTCGGCGTTTACAGCCTCGATGGGCTGCCGGCACTTTTAAGTGCCATTCCTGCCGGAGCAATTATCTATCTGCTGGCCATTCGTTTCTTGCGCTTGATTACGCCCGAAGACATACAAATTCTGATGGCGACGGTCGGTGGAAAATTACCGAGTGGATCACGCCTCTTCGCGGGCAGACTGCTAAGCTTCCTTGCACCCGGCTGA
- a CDS encoding polysaccharide biosynthesis protein GumK has protein sequence MANGKLELAGREAQLGRKIVILTSHAFLRGYRKASIHFIASRWAEQGHEVHFLTIGHSWLTLLKDRRRFRALSQDQANRFQTIAVNLRAGAYLPPLHAFSSGNRLLNAASSALFWLYGSYFPLFARHAIAHADLVLVESGSALAFLTKVRKLNPKARILYFCRDLLRTIGAASALQDIEARQIAHFDAICVPSQRLGAMLPPGGRVCTIPQGVDAALFDREQPSPYMPGSRNAISIGNMLFDQTSVAAMAAAAPDVDFHVFGATWNGWVRPNITIYGERDFESIIPYLQHADFGIAPYRLTADEVYLAESSLKLAQYSYCGLPILLPDLVPFTRANGIAYRLDGEVAWREKIDAALAMQRSAAFRDGIMTWDEVARQTLVAAYEAQ, from the coding sequence TTGGCAAATGGTAAACTAGAGCTGGCCGGTCGAGAGGCGCAGCTAGGACGAAAAATCGTGATCTTGACGTCGCATGCGTTTTTGCGCGGCTATCGCAAGGCGTCAATTCACTTTATCGCATCTCGTTGGGCCGAACAGGGGCATGAAGTTCATTTTCTCACTATCGGCCACAGTTGGCTCACTTTGCTCAAGGATCGCCGGCGCTTTCGTGCTTTGTCTCAAGATCAGGCGAACCGATTTCAGACCATCGCCGTTAATTTGAGAGCCGGCGCCTATCTCCCCCCATTACATGCTTTCAGTTCCGGTAACCGCCTTCTCAATGCGGCTAGCTCGGCGCTCTTTTGGCTCTATGGCAGCTATTTCCCGCTCTTTGCGCGCCACGCTATAGCCCACGCAGACCTGGTTTTGGTAGAGAGCGGTTCCGCACTCGCTTTCTTAACCAAGGTCAGAAAACTAAATCCAAAGGCGCGGATTTTGTATTTTTGTCGCGACCTGCTGAGAACCATCGGGGCTGCGTCGGCGCTACAGGATATCGAAGCTCGGCAGATCGCCCACTTTGATGCGATTTGCGTTCCTTCACAGCGGCTTGGGGCCATGCTCCCCCCGGGCGGACGTGTGTGTACTATCCCACAAGGCGTTGATGCGGCTCTGTTCGATCGCGAACAGCCATCTCCTTATATGCCCGGCAGCCGCAATGCGATTTCCATCGGCAACATGCTTTTTGACCAAACTTCCGTCGCGGCAATGGCTGCTGCTGCGCCGGATGTGGATTTCCATGTTTTTGGTGCCACATGGAATGGTTGGGTGCGACCGAATATCACGATTTATGGCGAAAGGGACTTTGAGAGCATCATCCCTTACCTGCAACATGCCGATTTTGGTATTGCTCCCTATCGCTTGACCGCTGATGAGGTTTATCTTGCGGAATCGAGCTTGAAACTTGCGCAATATAGCTATTGCGGCCTGCCGATCCTGTTACCTGATCTTGTTCCGTTTACTCGCGCCAATGGCATTGCCTATCGATTGGATGGCGAGGTCGCCTGGCGAGAGAAGATCGATGCAGCGCTGGCGATGCAGCGTTCGGCGGCTTTCCGCGACGGAATAATGACCTGGGACGAAGTTGCGCGGCAAACTCTGGTTGCCGCATATGAAGCCCAATGA
- a CDS encoding polysaccharide lyase, which yields MVLRDGFDGTDFAPSGHLYYRDNFEQKAGTIEFQSEVKHTGTGALKLSVRPFCPPGKANCSERAEIWERTKYRVPYDQGVWYGFAVKFADPIPSGDHRYLIAQWKREIGPNAKGDFSPFLALRLNNGKLFATVETNYVAPIKKHEPEGNGKACGDEEAPVWFRPDTNQMRALVATDDNWGESDGQEFTGCTNAIKVINRGNKLPTPASGWIDFAIYSKPGPDGSGRVEIFANNKWIVTVTGHIGHADHGLGKNQYFKFGPYRAADTTVWTLYYDDFRRSPHCADVLSDPSLCPMK from the coding sequence ATGGTGCTGCGTGACGGTTTCGACGGCACAGATTTCGCCCCATCCGGCCATCTTTATTATCGCGACAATTTCGAGCAAAAGGCTGGAACGATCGAATTTCAATCGGAAGTGAAGCATACTGGAACGGGCGCATTGAAGTTGAGCGTCAGACCATTCTGCCCACCGGGTAAAGCAAACTGCAGCGAGAGAGCGGAAATCTGGGAGCGCACCAAGTATCGCGTTCCATACGACCAGGGGGTTTGGTACGGTTTCGCCGTAAAATTCGCCGATCCCATACCCTCAGGCGACCATCGCTACCTTATAGCACAATGGAAGCGAGAAATCGGGCCGAACGCCAAAGGGGATTTCAGCCCCTTCCTCGCACTACGGCTCAACAACGGCAAACTCTTTGCAACCGTTGAAACCAACTATGTTGCACCCATCAAGAAACACGAGCCCGAAGGTAACGGCAAAGCCTGCGGCGACGAAGAAGCACCGGTCTGGTTTCGTCCCGATACCAATCAAATGCGTGCATTGGTGGCCACGGATGACAATTGGGGCGAGTCCGACGGGCAAGAATTTACCGGCTGCACAAACGCCATCAAAGTAATAAATCGTGGCAACAAGTTGCCGACCCCGGCATCAGGCTGGATAGATTTTGCCATTTACAGCAAACCAGGCCCGGATGGCTCAGGCCGCGTTGAGATATTCGCCAACAACAAATGGATCGTTACGGTTACCGGCCATATAGGACATGCCGATCACGGACTGGGAAAGAATCAATATTTCAAATTTGGTCCCTATCGTGCCGCCGATACCACTGTGTGGACCCTTTACTACGATGATTTTCGTCGTTCGCCCCACTGCGCCGATGTATTGTCGGACCCCAGCCTTTGCCCCATGAAGTGA
- a CDS encoding TIM barrel protein, whose protein sequence is MGRLVVDLSDRFAVSSWSLHRALGSTYPYKPADQAYPAGQPTYGQGTIELIDVPQQCADHGIFRLEICSFHLPSLLPGYLGDFRKAMDEAGVKLQTLLVEYGDLSNSETARRDAEWMAGWIDVAVALGAENMRVIAGKAQPTDQALTLAETHLRRLTELAAAAGVRLVVENWFDLLPGPTEVNRILDALCGEVGLNGDFGNWERDGKYEDLAKIMGRAELCHAKGRYSAAGLDTEDYIRCIKLSNAAGYQGPFTLIYDSTYHQDEWSGILEERDCIANVFKEKSV, encoded by the coding sequence ATGGGGCGTCTTGTGGTTGATTTGTCGGATCGTTTTGCGGTTTCAAGCTGGTCCCTGCATCGGGCGCTCGGCTCCACTTATCCCTATAAGCCCGCTGATCAAGCATATCCGGCAGGTCAGCCGACATATGGGCAGGGTACGATAGAATTGATCGATGTGCCGCAACAGTGCGCCGATCATGGCATCTTTCGGCTTGAGATATGCTCCTTCCATTTGCCGAGCCTTCTTCCTGGCTATCTCGGTGATTTTCGTAAGGCTATGGACGAGGCTGGCGTAAAGCTTCAGACGCTGCTCGTTGAATATGGAGATCTCAGCAATTCTGAAACTGCCCGGCGCGATGCGGAATGGATGGCTGGATGGATTGACGTTGCCGTGGCTCTTGGGGCTGAAAACATGCGCGTGATTGCCGGAAAGGCTCAGCCGACAGATCAGGCTTTGACGCTTGCGGAGACCCATCTGCGGCGGCTGACTGAATTGGCTGCCGCGGCGGGCGTGCGTCTCGTCGTGGAGAATTGGTTCGACTTGCTGCCGGGACCGACGGAGGTCAATCGAATTCTCGATGCTCTGTGCGGTGAAGTCGGCCTCAACGGAGATTTCGGCAACTGGGAGCGAGACGGCAAATACGAGGATCTCGCAAAGATCATGGGCCGTGCTGAACTCTGTCATGCAAAGGGACGTTATTCAGCAGCGGGCCTCGATACAGAGGATTATATTCGCTGCATTAAACTTTCCAACGCGGCGGGCTATCAGGGTCCTTTCACGCTGATCTACGACTCTACATATCATCAGGACGAATGGTCCGGGATTCTCGAAGAGCGAGACTGTATCGCCAATGTCTTCAAAGAGAAGTCGGTGTAA
- the terL gene encoding phage terminase large subunit, translating to MIAAIQGEKARRSAERQRIEGAARIALDAERIRANCQSLTGFVREAWHVVEPSVDYVHGWHIDAICEHLEAVTTGEIIRLLINVPPGTMKSLLCGVFWPAWEWGPKGRSQLRYLGASYSEHYAKRDNRRMRDLVASEWYQALWSDRVKLTRTGEMAFANTRTGSRQGVPFSRLTGGRGDRVIIDDPHSVDGAESEAERLSTVRTFRESVPTRLNDPQRSAIVVVMQRLHEADVSGTILALGLGYEHLMLPMEFEPERRCRTSIGFVDPRTEEGELLFPERFPRGVVERDKVPLGSYAVAGQFQQRPAPRSGGLFQRGDFEIVEALPSGAKRCRAWDFAASKVRPGRKPDWTVGLRMALVGGVFYVETIARGRWSPAEVERNLKNAASQDGPTVTIRMPQDPGAAGKADAETKIKLLAGFPVKAISPTGDKATRAKPASAQAEAGNVKLLRGDWNEAFLDEVCAFPNGQFDDQVDAFADALNELALSSSFSFTNF from the coding sequence ATGATAGCAGCAATCCAGGGGGAGAAGGCGAGGCGGAGCGCTGAGCGCCAACGGATCGAGGGCGCCGCCCGGATTGCCTTGGATGCCGAACGAATTCGGGCCAACTGCCAATCGCTGACGGGATTCGTTCGGGAGGCCTGGCACGTTGTCGAGCCCTCCGTTGACTATGTTCATGGCTGGCATATCGATGCCATCTGCGAGCATCTTGAGGCAGTGACCACAGGTGAGATTATCCGGCTATTGATCAATGTCCCGCCGGGCACGATGAAATCGCTCCTATGCGGCGTCTTCTGGCCGGCATGGGAATGGGGGCCGAAAGGCAGATCGCAGCTGCGTTATCTCGGAGCCTCTTACTCGGAACATTATGCCAAGCGCGACAACAGGCGCATGCGCGATCTCGTCGCTTCCGAATGGTATCAGGCGCTGTGGAGCGATCGGGTCAAGCTGACGAGAACCGGCGAGATGGCTTTCGCCAATACCCGCACGGGTTCGCGTCAGGGTGTGCCGTTTTCGAGGTTGACCGGCGGTCGCGGCGATCGTGTCATCATCGACGATCCGCATTCAGTGGATGGGGCTGAATCCGAGGCAGAGCGTCTGTCTACCGTTCGGACATTTCGTGAATCCGTGCCGACGCGCCTCAACGATCCTCAGCGCTCGGCGATTGTCGTCGTCATGCAGCGGCTGCACGAGGCGGATGTATCCGGCACAATCCTGGCGCTCGGGCTCGGTTATGAGCACCTGATGCTGCCGATGGAATTCGAACCAGAGCGCCGTTGCCGCACGTCGATTGGATTTGTCGATCCGAGGACGGAGGAGGGCGAACTACTATTTCCGGAGCGTTTTCCTCGCGGGGTTGTCGAGCGAGACAAGGTCCCGCTTGGCTCCTATGCGGTCGCCGGCCAGTTCCAGCAACGGCCGGCGCCACGTTCCGGTGGTCTGTTTCAGCGCGGCGATTTCGAAATCGTCGAGGCGCTGCCTTCCGGTGCAAAGCGTTGCCGTGCATGGGATTTCGCCGCTTCGAAGGTGCGGCCTGGTCGCAAGCCTGACTGGACCGTTGGTTTGCGGATGGCTTTGGTCGGTGGTGTTTTCTATGTCGAAACCATTGCGCGCGGACGCTGGTCGCCCGCCGAGGTTGAGCGCAATCTCAAGAACGCGGCATCCCAGGACGGGCCGACGGTGACGATCCGGATGCCGCAGGACCCCGGCGCGGCCGGCAAGGCTGATGCGGAAACCAAGATCAAACTGCTCGCGGGTTTTCCTGTGAAAGCCATATCTCCGACCGGTGATAAGGCGACGCGCGCCAAGCCAGCATCGGCGCAGGCAGAGGCGGGAAACGTCAAGCTTCTGCGAGGAGACTGGAACGAGGCATTTCTCGATGAGGTCTGTGCCTTTCCGAATGGGCAGTTCGACGATCAGGTCGATGCGTTTGCCGATGCCTTGAACGAGCTCGCACTGAGTTCCTCTTTCAGCTTCACGAATTTCTAG
- a CDS encoding 50S ribosomal protein L11 methyltransferase encodes MRIPAKRRQGTVPNSGSVDSVDQDWVRPFITANLPVRPVPGIPDIHLHKADPQSGLRRLAERDPQFGSPYWAHYWSGGLVLARYLLDRPESVAGRHVLDLGAGSGIVGIAAAKAGAAKVYAADVDPYAISAIELNTTLNHVVIDAIRADLTKGEPPEVDVICIGDLFYDAALAESVIAFLDRCLAQGITILIGDPWRAHLPTARLRLLAEYAVSDFGKDTTRTGPAGVFAFE; translated from the coding sequence ATGAGAATCCCGGCGAAGCGTAGACAAGGAACAGTGCCGAACAGCGGATCGGTTGATTCCGTGGACCAGGACTGGGTTCGGCCATTTATCACCGCTAATCTCCCGGTCCGGCCCGTTCCCGGCATTCCGGATATTCACCTGCATAAAGCAGACCCACAAAGCGGGTTACGGCGCCTCGCGGAACGAGATCCACAATTCGGCTCGCCCTACTGGGCACACTACTGGAGCGGAGGCCTGGTCCTGGCCCGTTATCTTCTCGACAGGCCGGAAAGCGTGGCCGGTCGCCATGTGCTTGATCTTGGCGCCGGTTCAGGAATTGTGGGGATTGCAGCAGCAAAGGCCGGCGCAGCGAAAGTATATGCCGCCGACGTCGATCCCTACGCAATCTCGGCAATCGAACTCAATACGACACTCAATCACGTAGTGATCGATGCGATACGCGCTGATTTGACGAAAGGCGAGCCGCCTGAAGTCGACGTCATATGCATCGGGGATCTTTTCTATGACGCAGCACTTGCGGAGAGTGTCATAGCATTTCTGGATCGCTGCCTGGCGCAAGGAATCACGATTTTGATCGGCGATCCATGGCGCGCTCATCTGCCGACGGCACGGCTTCGGCTTCTCGCAGAATACGCGGTCTCGGATTTCGGCAAGGATACAACAAGGACCGGCCCAGCCGGCGTCTTTGCCTTCGAATAG
- a CDS encoding DUF6362 family protein — protein sequence MHQSALPFDDLSHRAAEIADLSLIIRARFVEAADTMVHLDVRGVRPDGMRTLWPEVLPESMDHADIRIRYRPSAAAISRAEEVLQEWLRVHVGDDERRILLSRWSICLAAPYIAGSFRDFCARTGRVRRTAERRIQSEFQTLAGVLLAASPMLQEPDWSRISPMMPNVPGGLDRVKPKAPKHETHWLPDDARPVFDAASSELAELAKRLERGNRRRARMKV from the coding sequence ATGCACCAGTCCGCCTTGCCGTTTGACGACCTGTCCCATCGCGCGGCCGAGATCGCCGACTTGAGCCTGATCATCCGTGCACGTTTCGTCGAGGCTGCAGACACGATGGTTCATCTCGATGTGCGCGGCGTCCGGCCTGACGGGATGCGAACGCTCTGGCCGGAGGTTTTGCCCGAATCGATGGATCATGCCGATATCCGCATTCGCTATCGTCCGAGTGCTGCGGCTATCAGCCGGGCAGAGGAGGTCTTGCAAGAATGGCTGCGCGTTCATGTCGGAGACGACGAGCGGCGTATCCTGCTTTCGCGATGGTCCATTTGCCTTGCCGCGCCTTATATTGCCGGTTCGTTTCGAGATTTCTGCGCTCGGACCGGACGCGTCCGGCGCACGGCCGAACGGCGCATTCAGAGCGAATTCCAGACGCTCGCCGGCGTGCTTCTCGCTGCCTCACCCATGCTACAGGAGCCGGATTGGTCGCGCATATCGCCGATGATGCCAAATGTGCCCGGCGGGCTCGATCGGGTAAAGCCTAAGGCGCCCAAACATGAAACACATTGGCTGCCGGATGATGCACGGCCCGTCTTCGATGCGGCAAGTTCTGAACTTGCCGAACTGGCTAAACGATTGGAGCGCGGGAACCGCCGGCGCGCCAGGATGAAAGTCTAG